TCTGCAagtggggaggagtggaggggccTGCCTTGGCTTCTCTGTGGCTCCACCCTCCTGGCTCACCTCAAATACTGACCAAGGAAAGGAGTGTGGAGGCCACatactctttccctctgcctccaagCTTCCTCTCCACCTTGGGGACTGTTCTGCTTCCAGCTGGGGGTATCCCCTGCCTTCCTAGAAGAGGATTTGGCCCTGGGAGATGGGCAGGACAGTTGGGGACTCTCCCAGGATGAGGGCAGGAAGGGAGACTAGGAAGTATGTGGTGTTAGGCCACAGGCAGATCAAGGAATGTGACCAGGCCTGCCCAGGAGACTTGTGGCCGTGGTCTGTCTCTCATGCAGAAGCGCAGCCACTCCCAACTGGAAAGGCAGGGCTCCATGCCCCCTGGGGAGGAGGCCACACATGTGTGTGCCCTTATCCCCACATGAGAGGGAAGCCGCTCCCAGTGGGGGGAAGCTGTGAGGGACTCAGAACACAGTGTGcactgtgtgttgtgtgtgcaaGCCTGCAGTACAAGGAGCACATGTGTGAGGGGGCAGATGCTGGGGGATTATCCACACCAGGGCTCAGGTGTATAAGTGCCCATGCCCCTGGTCTAGAGGCCCCCACTTCTAGCCCTGGGCGCACTGGGGGAGCCAAGATGGTGTTCCCCTGCCCAGCTCAGCATGGCCTCCTTGGCAGCAGCTGCTGTGACTCAGGGCAGGAGTGGCTCATCCCAAACTGGTTTGAGGTGAGAAGTGAGCCAGCCCCACTTGCAGCGGTAGGGGACACCATCTGGAGTCGAGCCTGGCCCTCACTACCTCTCTGAGACTTCTGGAGGAAGGGAGGTGCCCCAAGAGCTTACCCCACTCTCCGTCCTCCAGGATCCCAGTGGTCGACGCCTCCAGGGCTACGTCCCCTTTGCCAAGGGTTCTGGCCACGTCCGAAGTGTGTCTCCCCTGAAGTTGCGAGAACCAGAGCCCGAGAAGAAGCATGGAGGCCATTTTGGGGCTGGCCCACCACACTCCCCCAAAGTCAAGGTAAGGTGTCCCTCTTCTCCCATCCTCATGTTCACAGCCTGAGCTGTAGTGTCCTCCACAGATGATCAGGGTGGAGAGAATGGCCAGCCCTTCCAAGAAGATGGATTTGGTTCTCTGTAGAGATCCTCTCAGGGATGCATCTCCAAGCCATGCTGCCTCATAAAAGTGTCCATTTTATAGGCAAATGTCAAAATGTTGCCTGAGACCACTGGTTCCCTAGCCCTCTCTAGGGTCTAGGAGAAGATCCCTCTGAAGGGGTCTATCTCAGAAGAGCCCTGGAAAGTATCTCTCTGGTCAGGGAGCCTAGGTCAGACTCCTCTGTCAGACCAAGGTGCCTCTCTATTCATGTTCCAGCAACACCCTTTCCCCTATACCCGAGGCTTCCATGTCCCCACTCACAGTGCTACTTGCCACCTCCCATTCCCAGACACACATGTGCGTGGACAGCCATCCCCAGGCCAGGGGTCTGAATGCCCAGGAAACGGCCAGGACTGATCCCCTTTTCGGCTCCCCCAGGAAGTCACCAAAGCCCACCAGCTGGAGATGAGGCTGCATACATTCAGCATGTTTGGGATGCCCCGCCTGCCCCCTGAGGACCGGCGATACTGGGAGATAGGAGAGGGCAGCGACAATGGCCTGGTCATTGAGAAGTCCTGGAAGGAGCTGGTTCCTGGGCACAAGGTGGGCCTGGAACACAGTGTCTGTCCCTGTGGTGTTGTAGATGCACGCATACACCTCACCTCAGGCCCGGAAGAAGGAAAGGCCTGAAGAAATGGGTTGGAGACATCTTGCTCTAGGTTCAGCTCCTGGTTCTGCTGCTTACTAGTGACACCTAGATGGAGACAGGAaacctctctctgggcctcagttgcttcatctgtaaaatggggataacaccACCTACACACTTGAGGATTAAAAGGTCATCTATGAAGTAGATTCTAGTAGCATTTGACAGGTGGTAGCTGCCATTCTTTTTATCACACCCCTACTGAACCAGCACTATCCCCACCCCAGGAGATGAGCCGGGAGCTTTGCCACCAACAGGAAGCCCTTTGGGAACTGCTGACCACCGAGCTGACCTACGTACGGAAGCTCAAGATCATGACCGATGTGAGTTTCCCTCAGCTCCAGACCAGGCCCCTGCTTCAGCCATCCACCCACCTCCTTTGCTTTGTCCCCCACTCCCccaaggcaggaagggagggccACGGAGGAgtgtggggagaaggggggagaaaGGCAACCAAGAGATCCCCCCATTTGAGACCTGCTGGGGATCTTTGGGAAGCTAGTTAGCAGTGGTCAAGCCAGAGGTGGGGACACATAGAAGGGCTAGGTTAGGGTCCCAAGAGGAGGAGGTCAAGCACTGAaacccttatctttccctgcctccagctccttGTCTCCGGCCTGCTGAACTTGCAGCGAGTGGAACTGCTAACCGAGGTAAGTGGGTGCTAAGGAGAACCCAGCACATCCCAAGCTCGGAGGCCATGGAGGGGAGTGGGATCCCAGAGAGCCCCACAGGCTGCTCTGTCCAAATTCCCATGGCCCCGTTTTCTAGGACACCCAGTGCCCTCCTACTCCCCTTTCTGCTCTAGACCGCAAGCAGGCTGGCCTCTGCTATTTTCCAGGACTCAGCAAGAGCTCAGCTGAAGTGCCAGAGGAGTAGAAGGGAAAGCCCCAGCCCCTTAGATCTCTCAGCTCCCCTGCAGGCTTCATCCCTGACCCCACCCTCGGCCAGCCAAGCTTATGGGTCCTCACCTGTCCATAGCCAGGGCTGCCTGACAGTGACCTCCCAAGGCTTGTGGCTAAGTTCTGCTCCCTCCTCCAGGTGTCAGCTGAGACCTTGTTTGGAAATATCCCCAGCCTGATTCGAGTCCACAAGAGCTTTTGGGAGGAGGTGCTGGGGCCCACCCTAGAGGAAACTCGAACCTCAGGCCGGCCTCTGGACCCTGTCAGCCTGCAAAATGGCTTCTTGACGGTGAGACATGACAAAGGGCCATATCTGGCTGGGGCAGGCCTGGGAGATCCCAGAGAAGTCCTGTCTGCAGGGCATGCCTATTCCATTTGACTTGAGGGAGTCTGAGGGCATAGCCTCCATCCCAGAATATCGTCTCACCTCCTGCCCTTCTCTCCATAGATATGACCTCTGTCCCAAAGGTTCTTTGGTCTTTTAGTAACTCTTTTGAAATGAAATGCAGCTATCTCAGGGAAGGGTTATACCTAATCTCTTAACTACAAAATCTTACTTCTTAGCCAGAGGTCCATTGCCAAACAGCTGGGAGAAGACTGGAGCCTAAGCAAGGCATCCCCTGGGtgactgggggagggggacacaaaAGGTTATAGGGCACCCAGAGCATGGAGAAATGTGGTAAGAGGCCTAGAATCAGactttcttcttcaattttaCCCAACTGGAAAACTATGGGCCTTGCAGAGCTGGAATGGGGTACAGAGGTGGAAGGGATAGTCTCCTGGAGCCACAGACAGTCCTTTTCCACAGGATCAGGGCTTCTGGGCAAACCTCAGGTCACTACCCACCACCTGTGTGAAATGGGACCTGCAGTGTCCAGCTCTGAAAACATTCCAGCTGAATTATTGATGATGAGAGAGTATGTCCAGAGCGGCAGGGCACAGCAGGGGCTATGCATGGGGGCTCAGAGGGTGGCAGGGCCTGCCACCCTgggacctcagtttctccctggAATCCAGAGAGAGGAACTGGCAGTCACAGGGGATAGAGTCATGGGGGGTAGGGATTGGTGCGAGCTGAACTAAGTGTCAGTGAGAGGCTCTCTCCGCCCTGCTCCGTCTGTTCTGTAACTGGAGGCCGGATTTCATGatcttcttcccctgcctgccaTATCTGTCCCTCAGTTCAGCCAGCGGTTCCAGCCCTATGTCCAATACTGCCTACAAGTGAAGCGGACCATGGCATACGCCCGGGAGCAGCAAGACAATAATCCTCTCTTCCATGCCTTTGTGCAGGTGGGAAAGAGGGAGCCTGGGAAAGGGGCTGGGGTGGATCCTAGACAACCAGGTCATCCCTGATCTCCAGCTGGGTCCAAGACTGAGTCCATCACTAGAATGGGAGAGCAGGGGGACTTGCAGACCCCttaccccctgccctcctctgctgGCAGTGGTGTGAGAAGCACAAGCGCTCCGGAAGGCAGATGCTGGGTGACCTGCTCATCAAGCCCCACCAGCGCATCACCAAGTACCCCCTGCTGCTCCAGGCTGTGCTTAAGAGGAGTCCTGAGGCACATGCCCGAGAGGCCCTGAACACCATGGTAGGTGGCCTGGCAGGGCCATGCCCTTGGGAGCTGGGGACTGATGTGTGGGAACTGATTTCCAGGAACTCTTAAAGGTCTCTTTCTTCATATGCATGTGGCACTGGCTAGCCGCCTGTGTTGTCATTGATTGGGTTACATGTACAGGGTAAGGAGCTGAGCTCTTCCTCCTTTCATACCCCGCCTGTCACATAGATTGCTGCTGTGGAGTCATTCCTGCGACACATCAATCAACAGGTTCGCCAGGGCGAAGAGCAGGAGAGCCTGGTGGCTGCAGCCCAGCGCATCGGACCCTATGAAGTGCTAGAGCCATCTagtgaggaggtggagaaggtgagggagggcagagggaaggaggctcAGAAAAAGCAAGACCCGCAGGGAAACAGAtgagcagaggcctggagggTTCGGGACAGAGGTGCCACAGAAGGGCCTTGCACAGCATTCTTTCCCCATGAGGAGAGCCTAAGAGGTGGAGTTCCAAAGAGCGAGAAGGAAGTACTGGATGTTTCCTCTCCCTCCAAGAGGGCTAGGATGAGAGGAAGAGTTTCTGGTGACAGAACATAGAACCACTGTGGCTGGGAGAGGGAGGCAACCCTACCCAGCCCCACGATCCACCCTACCCCATGTCCCTCAGAACCTGCGTCCATTCTGCACCCTGGACCTGATGTCCCCCATGCTAGGAGTTGCTTCTGAGCACATCAGGCAGCTGCTGCTGGAGGGACCCGTGCGAGTGAAGGAGGGGCGAGAAGGGAAGGTAAGGGGTGTGAGGAAGATTGGAGAAGATGAGAAGTAGATtgaagagaagggagggatgcTGGGAGACAGAAGAAGAGTTAGAAATGCTGGGAGTGGGCAAAGAGGTGTgtttgtatgtctgtgtgtgtgtttctgtgtctatGTGTGTTGGGAAGACAACATGGCATGGCTGAGCTCTGGTTGTTTGTATGTCCCTGAATCAGCCATGTTCCCTGGCTACAAAGTGAGAGGTGGGACCAAAGTGCCACCCCTTCCAGCTATTAGCATTCCATGGTTCTGAACTTGTCCCTTGTGCACGTGCAGACCCATGCATGCACACCACACAGGAGCCTGATCTGTGTCCCgcccttcccctgctccagctgaccctttctctctcctgcacATGCTTCCCAGCTGGACGTgtacctcttcctcttctctgacGTGCTCCTGGTGACCAAACCCCAGCGCAAGGCAGACAGAGCCAAGGTTATTCGCCCCCCACTCATGCTGGAGAAGCTTGTGTGCCAACCACTACGAGACCCTAGTATGTCTCTCCTATGGGgacccttccttctcctttccccttggcAAGGGGAAGGAGCAGTCAGGATGGGCATCAAATAAGGTCTAGCCCTTGAGCAGACCTTCTCCTCCACCCAGATAGCTTCCTGGTGATCCATCTCACTGACTTCCAGTGTGTCTCCAGTGCCTTCATTGTGCACTGCCCCAGTGCTACAGACTGTGCCCAATGGCTAAAGAAGACCCAGCAGGCCCAGGTATGTGAAGGCcagaggtgggaaggggtggaggggtcCTCAGAGGTCAGAAATGGGAGCActagagggaaagaggaagagaaagaggctgGGGTGGATGCAGGTTCAGTCTGGCCCAGCCTCTcaggagggagacacagacttaACCATCCGCAAGAGGATGAAGGAAAGCCTTTGGCCAGCTATTGTGCCGGTCACTGGGAGAGCCCAAGATGGCATCCCCTAAAGGTTTTAACGCCCTGAAACAATGATCTTCTGAATGTCATCTTCCATTCAACATCCATGGAGTGCTAGggaatcagaaaataataaagcaccaTTCCTCCCCCTCAGGGAACATGCACTGCAGCCAAGCTAGACAAATTAGGATACAAATATTAGAAACATGTACACAGAATGGAACGATGACCAAGAAGAGAGTAATTCATTCTGTCTAGTGGGTTGATTGGGAAAGGGACAGTGCTGAGGGAAGTATGCTGAGACACCTTCACAGAGAGCCTATCGTCTGAGCACCGTTTGTGGGAACAATGTAGGAGTTCATTAGGGGAACAAGGATGGGAAAGAAGGGTATTCCAAATGGAGAATGCAAGAAACATGAAACATCGTGTGTATTGAGAGAACTGTTGGCCTAGTAGTTCATATTACCAGGATATAAAGTCCAAAGGCAGGCATAGTGGCAGAGAGGCTGGGAGGTAGGTACTCTCAGATCATGCCTGCTACTGGATGCTTTGCTAAGGAACTTGAACTTTGTCCTATAGATGACAAGGAGCAAGTGAAGGTATTTAATGGGGCAGATTTATATGATAAAGGCTAGAGGAATTCAAAAGATCCAAATGGAGCTGTGCTAGTTAccacaaacttaatggcttaaagcaacagaaacttattctctcacagttctggaagccagaagttgGAAATCAGAGTGTTAGCAAGCCCACATTTCCTCTCCAAGACTCTAGAGGAGAATCCacctttgcctcttccagcttctggtggcttccTTACCTTGTGATTGtgtcactccagtctctgcctctgtcttcatgtgGCCTTCCTCTCatatgtctctgtgtccaaatctccCACTCAGTCTCTTGTGCAGACACCAGTCATTAGATATAGAGTCcaccctaaatccaggatgatctcatcttgagatccttaactgACGAAGTTtgcacatctgcaaagacccaaataaggtcacattcacaggttctggaggtAAGTACCTAGACATATCTTTCTGAGGCTTCTGTTCAACCCATCATGGAGCAGAATGGTCAAAGATTAAAGATTTGGATTGGCCTTTCAAGGACAGGGAAGACTCTGAGCAGAAAAATCAAGGGAGCAATTGGGTTGGATTATTTTGGGGACAATGACCACATCTGTCTAAGTCTGAAGCAAAGGGTTTGTGTGAGCAAATGATGAGAGGGCAGGTTCTACAGGACCCCCAGGAGCTACAGAAGAGTGTGGACAGGACAAGGTTGAATTGAACGGATTGACAAGAAAGAGCCACCATTGATTCTTGAGCAAGGGAATACCATGATGAAATCAGTGTGTTCTTGAATTGAGAGCTGGCAGGGTGAtaggtgggctgggggagggagagattgGTGGCAGGAGATTTACTATACCAGTTTGGGTGTGAAATATTGAGGTTTAGTGCCATATTCTTAGGGACATGTTGCAAAAAGAGGGGAACATGTAGGGGGCGGGTGtagagaaaagaattaaagaggaagagacaggtgAGCCCTTGGGAAGCTGTGGTTAAAAGCCTATATTGAATGCAGGAAAAGCCAGGTTCAGACATCAGGTCTACCTCTTCCTAGCCAGATGACCTTGGGTGAGTTATGTGGCCTCTCTaagcttccatttcttcatctgcagtGGACACAAATAATAACAGTCCTTGCCTCATAGAGAAGAGTCAAAGAAGTCATTCTGATAAAGCAGGCAGCATACTGCCACTCTAGGTAAATACTCCCTGATACAGGTCACAGGTTAGAGAGAACAAAGGATAATCTCCTTCCCAAAGTTCCCATTTGAAAGATTGCTTTGGCAATGGAACCCCTGAGTAAAGTGAAATTACAAAGAGAGAAACCTTTTGGATTAGTTGTGGCTTCCTGGGAGGGGTGGGTCTAGGGTAATGATGTAGTGGGAGATAGCCAAGTGGAAGTATCTTAGGGGCTTTGGGAAGTATAGAAACAGCCCTGGGGTTCAGGTGGAGACAAAAGATGAATtatgaaagttgctaagagaatagatcttaaaagttctcagccaggagaaaaaaaaatttataaaatgtaggGTGACAGATGTTACCTGGACTTACCGAAgtgattattttgtaatatatacaaatattggaTCATTAAtgtgtacatctgaaactaataaaatgtcaattatacctcaattacaaaaaagaaggtattgtgaacaaagaaagaaatcttaatgTAGAGTATTTCTAAAGAatgcttcattattattttaacagtttatttttttaaagattttatttatttattcatgacagacatggagagagagaggcagagacacaggcagagggagaagcaggctccacgcagggagcccgatgtgggactcgatccaggcattctgggatcatgccctgagctgaaggcagatgctcagtcactgatccacccaggtttcccttattttaacaatttaaatcaAATTAGTGGTTCTCGTGGGGCTTGCTTTAATgaatagataataataatttgtCATTGGCACATTAGAAGCCCTAATGCTTCTGAAACttgtgaaaatagttttgatcTTTAAATGATCTAAAGCATTCTTCCTGCAATCTTATCTATAATATCAGATCATAATGTGGAGAGCctgtttaagaaaaggaaatccagAGTTTAGTCTCTGTTTAAATAGTGTAGGAAAGGGACTCTAGTAAGGCCCCCTCTGCTGCCCTGGGGAGCCTTGTGGCTTGTTTAGTTATTCAAGGAAGTGGCAATCCTGCTGGGCTGAAAGACACAAGATCTTGAGGTTCTATCTTTcgttcctctttctttctttttttttatggcaaaatcctcatatttattttttactctccaaatttatagtttttaatacatttagaGCTCCCAGGAGACCACTACAAACTTGGGATTTTATTCAAACTAATTTACCTCCAGAAGTCTCACTCCTACTTAACAGGTGAAAAGAGGTCACTTCTGATACATAACCAAGCAGTACACAAGCTCCCTGTCCTCATTtagcaaaacaaagaacaaagaaactgaaattaGTGTATCCTGCTATTGTCTCACACCAAATTCTTATAGAAAACTGCTCTCTATTGTCATCAGTCTTTGTAAATTGATAAGGGCAGTAGAATATCTGTTGGTCCCCTTGATAGAGCAACCGCCCAGGAGTGGGACTATTTTTCTCCCCCTCACAGAAATGTAGGTGTAGATTTATTCCCCACAGGTCAAACCTGGGCAGCttaaactttcagaaaaaaaaaattagcttctCTAGGAAAAACAGACTAAACCCTGAGAAATTTCCATATTTAGGAActgggaagaggaaaaaggaaccaGTGATGGGAATAGAAAAAGCTGTCAGAGacggaggtaaaaaaaaatgaccagaggGAGGCTGAAGCAGGCAGCTGAGGGAATATCCAGAGCCCAGCTCTTATGTGTTATCTGTGGTTCTTACAGGAGTTATGTCACCTCTCCAACCCCAGTCCCCATCTGGGAATTGCAGTGATAGTGGCACTACCATGCAGAAGAGATGGGATAATTATTGATGCTGCTTGGCGTGAGGCCCAGCACTTAATAGGcgctccataaatgtttgttattgtCATCATTAAAAGAAAGTGGTGGTCAGTGGCACCTAGGCAGGGTTGGGTACTGCCTGGGAAAAGGCCTCACAGCTGCTGTTCAGAGTCTGTAGACACCTTGAGAGATCCATATTAGTCTTCTTAGGAGCTTTGGGAGGAGCAGATGAATCTAGGAGCAACCTCAGAGGCAGAAGTGGGAAGAAGAGGCATTTCCTGTCAAGACTTATGTTCTCCACcagggcaaaggaagaagaatcCTTCTGGGGGATTCCTTCTGGGGGaaccctcccttcctcttcttggcTTTGTGGAGGGGTCACATTTTGGCTCAGGCACcaatttcctcttcccttcccaacTTGTCTCTCTTCTTACCCAAGCTGAGAACATCCTCCCAGGGTTGCTAGAGAGGCTTTGAAGTGTCTGGGAGGACCCAGCCCCATTCCCTGGTTCCTGaggtccccttcctcccttctttttccttcagttgGACCAGGGGTAAGTTTAATGGAGATACTTGTATTATCCCACCCCTTCCTTCCAGTTCTTTCCCTCCACACACCATCCCTCTCCTGGACTTCCCAAACACTCAGTTGAACTTGGGTCATGTAGGGCCAAGGGCATGGCATCTGAGCCAGACAAGCAGGCTGCTCCAGCTCCACCCTGGCCCCAAGAACAACTCCACCCACTGTCCTTACTAATTGTTCTATCCCACATTAGAGACAAGGGAGGAGGTCACAGGACCTGGCCCCGCAGTGTGCTGGTTTCCTATACTCAGGCCCCACCATCCCTTGCTCCAGCCAAATCACTAGTCTTCTGAGACTGCTAAGAATTTTTGCACTGCTTTGTCACTCACAACAGTGAGGGActggagacccagagaaaggaaaCGTGCAATATAAACCTGATGTCATTTTCCTGTCCCTGTTTATCCATTTCTCCAACATGTCTCCTATCCCGCCCCAGCTACCTCTTGTGTTTCTGGAGAGGCTTTGGGAAAGTCCAAATGTCTAGTATTTGCTGGTTCGTATACCTCAAGCTGGGGAGATCATCAAAATATATAGCAACAAGTATGGCATGGTCATCATCCAATCAGAGTGGAGCATTTAGGGGTAGGCAGGTGTCCTAGAGGTCCCCTGCTGTGCCACATATTATCCCTGTAGCTGCTGGATCTTGAAGGATTGGGTAGTCCTAGAGAAGGGAGGTAGGAGGCTCAGATAGCAGCCCTTTGCTTACCAGTTATGGAAGTACTCCAATATTTTAACAGTGATACGGCCATACCAGTGAGTACTGATATCAGAGCTGCCCATAGCTGCCACCAGTACCTCGATTTTGCCCAGCCTCTGCCTTCAACCTCTTTGCAGGTTCTGCTGCCTTCCCTACCCCCCTCCCAAGCAAACGTCATCCTTTAGCAACACTTTGCCCTTTAAGGCTGCCCTTCAAAAAACAGTGCAGTTGGTGAACCAGGACTCAAAGAGAAGGCCCAGTGCCAGTTCCACTTCTCTTCCCATGGGACCTTGAGCAAAAGCCTTTGTCTCTCTAAGTCttgttttctcatgtgtaaaatgggctAATATCTATGCTGTCCACCCTGCAGGGTGATGGTGTGTATCAAATGTCCACATGCATGTGGAGGTGCCCTGTAAGCCACTTCTTAGATGTCACTACTTTATTCTGAGGGCACCTGTGTGAAAATGTTGagggaagaagataaaaatatggtGTATCCTCTCTCCATTCCTCTTGCAATGGTCTTGCTTTCATCTCTGAAGGATAGCAGAGGAGAaagcctgcccccaccctccctggTGGCAGGAGAAGTAACTTGAGGCCCAGAACCATTCAGAACACTTCCATCACCAtcatcagggagggcttcctgaaggaggGGACAGACTGGATGGAGGGCTTGCAGAGGGGGCATGAGTAGCAGGAAGAACTGTACAAGCAGGAGAAGGGGCCTTCTGTTCACCCCAGCCACCCCCAGGGCCAGGTCACTGTCTTTTGCTCCATTCCCCCTGTCTTTGGCTTCATTGACCTTGGCAGTTACTTATTCCAAGTCTCCATTTTTCTGTGGTAAAGAAGGAGTAACAAATTCTGTCTGCCTCATAGGCTTCATGGTATATTCATAATctgtgaagatcaaatgaaatgatgtatgtaaagcacttacCACCTGTCTGGTATACAGCAAGTCTCAAACAAATGAGAGCTGTTAATGAAAGTATGCCCCTTCCCAGGCCACGCTGcaaaagctgaaggcagaggagtATGTCCAACAGAAGAGGGAGCTCCTGGCTCTCTATcgggaccaggaccaggaccaggaccaggagtCCTCAGGCACCAGGCCCTCCTCACCTTCCCCGCCTTCCCCGCCTTCCCCGGAGGGCTCTCAGAGCAGCGCAGAGGGGAGGTAAGATCCATGGGGACCACAAGTCTCTCAATATAGGGGAGCtgagggcaggaagagaagaggaaccCACAGGCAGAGAAATGTCATCACACCTTTGGGGGGCATTGGGAATAGATTGAGGAACCTAGGTTATGGGTTGGAGTAGAACAGGTTGGCCCCAGGCACACGAAAGGCCTATGGGACAGCCTAGGGGGTTAGCCAGTCTGCCGTTGTCTGAGTGAGGGACACAGACACAAGAGACGTGAGCTCCCTGAGAAGAGCAAGCTCTCCAGGCCAGGAATGGAGAGGGAAAGCCAGGATGGATTTGCAGAATGCTTCACTGCAGGGCCCCAGGAGGTCCAAATCCCTGGAGTCAGAGGTTCGTTCACAGGAACAGAGATATGCAGCAGCACGGTTAAGTAGAAAAAAGATCCATCACTTGGGGATAACCTGAAGGGAGCTCAGGAACCTC
This genomic interval from Vulpes lagopus strain Blue_001 chromosome 21, ASM1834538v1, whole genome shotgun sequence contains the following:
- the PLEKHG6 gene encoding pleckstrin homology domain-containing family G member 6, with the protein product MQTFAPPDESPFRGLVASRIETYGGRHQASNQSFPGSPYFRGGPGLDPSGRRLQGYVPFAKGSGHVRSVSPLKLREPEPEKKHGGHFGAGPPHSPKVKEVTKAHQLEMRLHTFSMFGMPRLPPEDRRYWEIGEGSDNGLVIEKSWKELVPGHKEMSRELCHQQEALWELLTTELTYVRKLKIMTDLLVSGLLNLQRVELLTEVSAETLFGNIPSLIRVHKSFWEEVLGPTLEETRTSGRPLDPVSLQNGFLTFSQRFQPYVQYCLQVKRTMAYAREQQDNNPLFHAFVQWCEKHKRSGRQMLGDLLIKPHQRITKYPLLLQAVLKRSPEAHAREALNTMIAAVESFLRHINQQVRQGEEQESLVAAAQRIGPYEVLEPSSEEVEKNLRPFCTLDLMSPMLGVASEHIRQLLLEGPVRVKEGREGKLDVYLFLFSDVLLVTKPQRKADRAKVIRPPLMLEKLVCQPLRDPNSFLVIHLTDFQCVSSAFIVHCPSATDCAQWLKKTQQAQATLQKLKAEEYVQQKRELLALYRDQDQDQDQESSGTRPSSPSPPSPPSPEGSQSSAEGRTPEFSTIIPQLVVTEDTDEDSPSVPDDTSDSGYGTLIPGSPKGPHYVSRLCPKALRRDPRLTFSTLDLRDVPLRPRPANPQAPQRRSAPELPRQVIRRGSSLPRGDTPTWSEEEDRTSVGGNVVVETLHRAQLWGQHPPSPTHTDSAGESPWESSGDEEEVSHFVGPDCTPSPRPLRAEDMLREIREELASQRIEGLQEPGNSRPRKLTRGQLQRMRGPYIIQLDTPLSTSEV